A window of Acidimicrobiales bacterium contains these coding sequences:
- a CDS encoding GNAT family N-acetyltransferase: protein MATPTREPTPNDGSRHATPADTDQLIDTLVEAFLTDPFWVHFMPDPERDGFASPVGLRDVMIAEVGSYLIHGHTHMIDGRAAALWTPPGIRSDDDALAEAFGRHVAAALLEAAMPHFIEMEEHRPTEPHFYLHLVGARDQARGQGLGTVLLERVTSICDAEGHAAYLEASTARSAGLYARHGFVEMAQIDFAPGVTLRPMIRHPA from the coding sequence ATGGCGACCCCGACGAGAGAGCCCACCCCGAACGACGGCAGCCGTCACGCCACACCCGCCGACACGGACCAGCTGATCGACACGTTGGTCGAGGCCTTCCTCACCGACCCGTTCTGGGTCCACTTCATGCCCGACCCCGAACGAGATGGGTTCGCCTCGCCGGTCGGCCTTCGCGACGTCATGATCGCCGAGGTCGGGTCATATCTCATCCACGGCCACACGCACATGATCGACGGGCGGGCAGCCGCATTGTGGACGCCGCCGGGCATTCGCTCCGACGACGACGCGCTGGCCGAGGCGTTCGGCCGACACGTGGCCGCGGCGTTGCTCGAGGCGGCCATGCCCCACTTCATCGAGATGGAGGAGCACCGGCCGACCGAGCCGCACTTCTATCTCCACCTCGTGGGTGCCCGGGATCAGGCCCGGGGCCAGGGCCTCGGCACGGTGCTCCTCGAGCGCGTCACCTCGATCTGCGACGCCGAGGGTCACGCGGCGTACCTCGAGGCATCGACGGCCCGCAGCGCCGGGCTCTACGCCCGCCACGGCTTCGTGGAGATGGCCCAGATCGACTTTGCGCCAGGCGTCACGTTGCGCCCGATGATTCGTCACCCGGCATAG
- the nadA gene encoding quinolinate synthase NadA, which translates to MPTTQVTNQVTNQVTNADRHPLEGIVPEIERAILDPIIADINRLKVERNAVVIAHNYMTPDIFFGVADLRGDSLQLARMAAETDAEVIVMAGVHFMAETSKILSPEKTVLIPDPRAGCSLAESITPDDIAQLRLEHPGAPVCVYVNTSAAVKAAADITCTSSNAVDVVNSLGAEKVLFLPDQYLADWVASQTDVEIVTWAGACEVHERFTGPELAKFRVSSPGVQIIAHPECPPDVLAEADFVGSTSAMTQWVTDRQPEQVVMVTECSMADNVAESAPNTEFLRPCNMCPHMKRITIHNIRTALEEMQYEVHVDPDVAAGARAALEAMLAVGPPRS; encoded by the coding sequence ATGCCGACCACACAGGTGACCAACCAGGTGACCAACCAGGTGACCAACGCCGACCGACATCCTCTCGAAGGGATCGTCCCCGAGATCGAACGGGCCATTCTCGATCCGATCATCGCCGACATCAACCGCCTGAAGGTCGAACGCAATGCGGTCGTGATCGCCCACAACTACATGACCCCCGACATCTTCTTCGGTGTCGCCGATCTGCGAGGCGACTCGCTCCAGTTGGCTCGCATGGCGGCCGAGACCGACGCCGAGGTCATCGTGATGGCCGGCGTGCACTTCATGGCCGAGACCTCGAAGATCCTGAGCCCCGAGAAGACCGTGCTGATCCCCGACCCGCGGGCCGGATGCTCGTTGGCCGAGTCGATCACCCCCGACGACATCGCCCAGCTCCGCCTCGAACATCCCGGGGCACCTGTGTGTGTCTACGTGAACACCTCGGCCGCCGTGAAGGCGGCGGCCGACATCACCTGCACGTCGTCCAACGCGGTCGACGTGGTCAACTCGCTCGGCGCCGAGAAGGTGCTCTTCCTCCCCGACCAGTACCTCGCCGACTGGGTCGCCTCGCAGACCGACGTCGAGATCGTCACCTGGGCCGGCGCCTGCGAGGTGCACGAACGTTTCACCGGGCCCGAGCTCGCGAAGTTCCGTGTGAGCAGCCCGGGAGTGCAGATCATCGCCCATCCCGAGTGCCCGCCGGACGTGTTGGCCGAGGCCGACTTCGTCGGGTCGACGTCGGCCATGACGCAGTGGGTCACCGACCGCCAGCCCGAGCAGGTCGTGATGGTCACCGAATGCTCCATGGCCGACAATGTCGCCGAGTCCGCTCCCAACACCGAATTCCTGCGACCGTGCAACATGTGCCCGCACATGAAGCGGATCACGATCCACAACATCCGTACGGCCCTCGAGGAGATGCAGTACGAGGTCCACGTCGACCCCGACGTCGCGGCCGGCGCCCGCGCCGCCCTCGAGGCCATGCTCGCTGTCGGACCACCCCGATCATGA
- the nadC gene encoding carboxylating nicotinate-nucleotide diphosphorylase — MTGSSEHNLMPPPAHEVENVLRRALVEDLAQGGDLTSAALVPPSATTRGRVVARAAGTIAGLHIGLAVFDLVDGDVSITALASDGDRVEAGTTLATLDGSSRAILTGERTCLNILGHLSGIATSTRSVVDAVSDTRTRIADTRKTTPGLRALEKYAVRCGGGMNHRFGLHDAVMIKDNHLVVAASPADAVRRVRSTVGHTVSITIEVDRLDQIESAVDGGADIILLDNLRGDDLRRAVELVGGRAVTEASGNITLETAAAVAASGVDVISLGWITHSAPRLDVALDL, encoded by the coding sequence ATGACCGGCTCGTCGGAGCACAACCTGATGCCGCCGCCGGCCCACGAGGTCGAGAACGTCCTGCGACGCGCGCTCGTCGAGGACCTCGCACAGGGCGGTGATCTCACCAGTGCCGCCCTCGTACCGCCCTCGGCAACGACCCGGGGCCGCGTGGTCGCCCGGGCCGCCGGCACGATCGCCGGCCTCCACATCGGTCTCGCGGTGTTCGACCTCGTCGACGGGGACGTCTCGATCACCGCGCTTGCGAGCGACGGCGATCGTGTCGAAGCAGGCACCACGCTGGCCACGCTCGACGGCTCGAGTCGCGCCATTCTCACCGGCGAACGCACCTGCCTGAACATCCTCGGTCACCTCAGCGGCATCGCCACCAGCACCCGCTCGGTGGTGGACGCGGTGTCCGACACCCGAACCCGCATCGCCGACACCCGCAAGACCACCCCCGGGCTCCGTGCCCTCGAGAAGTACGCGGTGCGATGCGGTGGCGGCATGAACCATCGCTTCGGGCTGCACGACGCAGTGATGATCAAGGACAACCACCTCGTTGTCGCTGCGTCGCCGGCCGACGCCGTGCGCAGAGTCCGCTCGACCGTGGGCCACACCGTGTCGATCACCATCGAGGTCGATCGGCTCGACCAGATCGAGAGTGCAGTCGACGGCGGTGCCGACATCATCCTGCTCGACAACCTCCGTGGCGACGACCTCCGGCGTGCGGTCGAGCTCGTGGGTGGACGCGCCGTCACCGAGGCATCCGGCAACATCACCCTCGAGACCGCGGCGGCCGTTGCGGCATCCGGCGTGGACGTGATCTCGCTGGGATGGATCACCCACTCCGCACCGCGTCTCGACGTCGCCCTCGATCTCTGA
- a CDS encoding adenosine deaminase → MPSTTTGIIDVGPPTLDRIRRAPKVVLHDHLDGGLRPETIIEIADQIGYRELPATDADALTTWMQRGANRKDLTLYLETFAHTVAVMQTSDSIERVARECAEDLAADNVVYAEIRFAPELHTAQGLSLDAVIEAVVAGFAAGSAGTELTIRTICSAMRHQQNSLEVAQAAIRWRDQGVVGFDIAGPEDGFPPDDHLLAFQYCHRENFHITIHAGEAYGPPSIWKALQYCGAERLGHGIRIIEDLTRDDNGERQLGHLAHYIRDRRIPLEICPTSNVNTGVVDEIADHPIAELIELRFRVTLNTDNRLMSGVSMSSEMAALVEAFDYGWDRLRWLTVNGMKSSFLPFRERLQIIEQIIKPRYAPLEAWALEPRF, encoded by the coding sequence ATGCCCAGTACAACTACGGGAATCATCGATGTCGGACCTCCGACGCTCGACCGCATTCGTCGGGCGCCCAAGGTGGTCCTCCACGATCATCTCGACGGCGGTCTCCGGCCCGAGACGATCATCGAGATCGCCGACCAGATCGGCTACCGCGAGCTGCCGGCCACCGATGCCGACGCGCTCACCACGTGGATGCAACGCGGCGCGAACCGCAAGGACCTCACGCTGTACCTGGAGACGTTCGCCCACACCGTGGCCGTCATGCAGACCAGCGACAGCATCGAGCGAGTGGCCCGGGAGTGCGCCGAAGATCTCGCCGCCGACAACGTCGTCTACGCAGAGATCCGTTTCGCGCCGGAGCTGCACACCGCACAGGGCCTGAGCCTCGACGCGGTGATCGAGGCCGTCGTCGCCGGTTTTGCCGCAGGGTCCGCCGGTACGGAGCTGACCATCAGGACGATCTGCTCGGCGATGCGTCACCAGCAGAACTCCCTCGAGGTCGCCCAGGCCGCGATTCGTTGGCGGGATCAGGGCGTGGTCGGGTTCGACATTGCGGGTCCCGAAGACGGCTTTCCCCCCGACGACCACCTGCTGGCATTCCAGTACTGCCATCGCGAGAACTTCCACATCACGATCCACGCCGGCGAGGCCTACGGTCCGCCGTCGATCTGGAAGGCGTTGCAGTACTGCGGGGCCGAGCGCCTCGGTCACGGCATACGGATCATCGAGGACCTCACCCGGGACGACAACGGCGAGCGTCAGCTCGGCCACCTCGCCCACTACATCCGCGACCGGCGCATCCCGCTCGAGATCTGCCCCACGAGCAACGTCAACACCGGCGTGGTCGACGAGATCGCCGATCACCCCATCGCCGAGCTGATAGAACTCCGCTTCCGGGTCACCCTCAACACCGACAACCGGCTCATGTCGGGCGTCTCGATGTCATCGGAGATGGCGGCACTCGTCGAGGCGTTCGACTACGGCTGGGATCGACTCCGTTGGCTCACGGTCAACGGCATGAAGTCCAGCTTCCTCCCGTTTCGCGAGCGACTCCAGATCATCGAGCAGATCATCAAGCCTCGCTACGCGCCGCTCGAGGCATGGGCCCTCGAACCCCGGTTCTGA
- a CDS encoding NUDIX domain-containing protein: MTAGPSVDLTLDAVIVAVTGGEPRVLVVDEEHPPGLPAGPLDAASDKTLDLAMRRRIREQTGLEVGYAEQLYTFGNRDRRRSAGPGRSISVAYLALVEESAPTPGAKWLGAYDLLPWEDHRAGTPPILTDVLLPALENWAEASPSEDARERVEVAFGPLWDGIRVIERYELLYQAGLVQERATDDGGDASGRDLPRTVPLTPPVAAGEALRLDHRRIVTVALSRLRGKLTYRPVVFELLPERFTLLELQRTVEALAGVPLHKQNFRRLIERSGLVEGTGERTSAGAGRPAELFRYRPTVIRERPRPGVGQPYR, encoded by the coding sequence ATGACCGCCGGCCCCTCGGTCGACCTCACCCTCGATGCCGTCATCGTCGCGGTCACGGGCGGCGAACCGCGGGTGCTCGTCGTCGACGAGGAGCACCCACCCGGCCTCCCGGCCGGACCGCTCGACGCCGCGTCCGACAAGACGCTCGATCTCGCCATGCGCCGCCGCATCCGTGAACAGACCGGACTCGAGGTCGGCTATGCCGAGCAGCTGTACACGTTCGGCAATCGGGACCGCCGGCGCAGCGCCGGACCGGGCCGCTCCATCAGCGTGGCCTACCTCGCATTGGTCGAGGAGTCTGCGCCCACGCCCGGGGCGAAATGGCTCGGCGCCTACGACCTCCTGCCGTGGGAGGACCATCGCGCCGGCACGCCGCCGATTCTCACCGACGTGCTCCTCCCCGCGCTCGAGAACTGGGCAGAGGCATCTCCCTCCGAGGACGCACGAGAGCGAGTGGAGGTGGCGTTCGGGCCACTGTGGGACGGCATTCGTGTCATCGAGCGCTACGAGCTCCTCTATCAGGCCGGACTCGTCCAGGAACGGGCCACCGACGACGGCGGCGATGCCTCGGGTCGCGATCTGCCCCGTACGGTTCCCCTCACTCCTCCCGTCGCCGCGGGAGAAGCACTCCGGCTCGATCACCGCCGCATCGTCACCGTGGCCCTCAGTCGTCTCCGGGGGAAGCTCACCTACCGGCCGGTCGTGTTCGAGCTTCTCCCCGAGCGCTTCACCCTGCTCGAACTGCAGAGAACGGTCGAGGCGTTGGCCGGGGTCCCGCTCCACAAGCAGAACTTCCGGCGACTGATCGAACGCTCGGGTCTCGTCGAGGGCACCGGCGAACGCACCTCGGCCGGCGCCGGTCGGCCGGCCGAGCTGTTCCGCTACCGGCCCACCGTGATCCGCGAGCGTCCCCGCCCGGGCGTGGGCCAGCCCTACCGCTGA
- a CDS encoding L-aspartate oxidase, translated as MSINSEVAIRRVGCIVVGSGIAGLSAALAHGDCVVISKTATGDGSSRWAQGGIAAAVGDDDHPGRHAADTQEVSGGLGRAEIAELVTMAAPDRIAWLISLGAEFDTADDGTLTLGREAGHDRRRIVHANGDATGAEVMRTLVAATVARNDIERLDDTLVLDLLRDGERIVGVLTVDADRRLVAIVAPSVVLATGGIGRLYLHTTNPGEVTGDGMAMAARAGAAIGDPEFVQFHPTALHTALDPMPLLTEALRGEGAILVDAHGHRYMRDVHPDAELAPRDVVARENWQQRQRGPIYLDARSIGPDFPERFPTVWAIARRAGLDPRVDLLPVSPAEHYHMGGIATDDDGRSSLPGLFACGEAASTGLHGANRLASNSLLEGLVFGARVAEQMRLDATDWIAPTRVSVPDTALRVDLDHRGDADIEALRRTMWDDVGVVRDATGMTRAARIIAELEPRLATHPIGRNLVESARLLTDAALARTESRGSHHRRDFPGADDRGVHTTVHPDPAPSTTIIVDREPSRAGA; from the coding sequence GTGTCAATCAACAGTGAGGTTGCGATTCGCCGCGTCGGGTGCATCGTGGTCGGATCCGGCATCGCCGGTCTCAGCGCTGCGCTGGCCCATGGCGACTGTGTCGTGATCTCCAAGACGGCCACCGGCGACGGTTCGAGCCGATGGGCCCAGGGCGGAATCGCCGCAGCCGTCGGCGACGACGACCATCCGGGCCGCCACGCAGCCGACACCCAAGAGGTGAGCGGCGGCCTCGGCCGAGCCGAGATCGCCGAACTCGTCACCATGGCTGCGCCCGACCGCATCGCGTGGCTGATCTCTCTCGGCGCCGAGTTCGACACGGCCGACGATGGCACCCTCACGCTCGGCCGCGAGGCCGGCCACGACCGGCGGCGCATCGTCCACGCCAACGGCGACGCGACCGGTGCCGAAGTCATGCGCACACTGGTCGCCGCCACCGTTGCCCGCAACGACATCGAACGTCTCGACGACACCCTGGTCCTCGACCTGTTGCGTGACGGCGAGCGCATCGTGGGCGTGCTCACCGTCGATGCCGACCGGCGTCTGGTGGCCATCGTTGCGCCCAGCGTCGTCCTGGCCACCGGCGGCATCGGCCGCCTCTACCTGCACACGACGAATCCCGGCGAGGTGACCGGCGACGGAATGGCCATGGCGGCTCGAGCCGGCGCGGCGATCGGCGACCCCGAGTTCGTGCAGTTCCATCCCACGGCCCTCCATACCGCCCTCGATCCCATGCCGCTGCTCACCGAAGCGCTGCGCGGCGAAGGCGCCATCCTCGTCGATGCCCACGGGCACCGGTACATGCGTGACGTTCACCCCGATGCAGAACTCGCCCCACGCGATGTCGTCGCCCGCGAGAACTGGCAGCAACGCCAGCGTGGCCCGATCTACCTGGATGCCCGGTCCATCGGCCCCGACTTTCCCGAGCGGTTCCCCACCGTGTGGGCCATCGCCCGACGGGCCGGACTCGACCCCCGTGTCGATCTCCTGCCGGTCTCACCGGCCGAGCACTACCACATGGGCGGTATCGCCACCGACGACGACGGCCGCAGCTCGCTGCCTGGCCTCTTCGCGTGCGGCGAAGCCGCCTCGACCGGCCTCCACGGTGCCAACCGGCTGGCCAGCAACTCGCTCCTCGAAGGCCTGGTCTTCGGCGCCCGGGTCGCCGAGCAGATGCGCCTGGACGCCACCGATTGGATCGCCCCGACCAGGGTCTCCGTGCCCGACACCGCGCTCCGGGTCGACCTCGATCACCGCGGCGACGCCGACATCGAAGCCCTGCGCCGGACCATGTGGGACGACGTCGGCGTGGTCCGCGACGCCACCGGAATGACCCGGGCCGCTCGCATCATCGCCGAGCTCGAGCCCCGGCTCGCCACCCACCCGATCGGCCGCAACCTCGTCGAGAGCGCCCGATTGCTGACCGATGCCGCCCTCGCCCGCACCGAGTCGCGCGGCAGCCATCATCGGCGGGACTTCCCCGGCGCCGATGACCGCGGCGTCCACACGACCGTCCACCCCGACCCGGCACCGTCGACGACCATCATCGTCGATCGCGAGCCGTCACGAGCAGGCGCATGA
- a CDS encoding insulinase family protein, with the protein MRTPSLRFVSVALAATLVAAACADSPEADELVDGVSGDTPSSVTTTLDDGAGPASDDPTGTLTPPATPPEPDPTPLPIDEDYRIGTLDNGLTYLLRSNDTPGASLDLRLVVNAGSLQQDTPDDGSAHFLEHMLFNGTEAFPGNELTTQLQRLGISFGADVNAYTSYDETVYLLAATTTEPTAPDIAFDVLAEWASNATIDPADVESEIGIVRDELRQGRETVEGFTFTRFEEIYTEGTPYEGRIVVGDAALVEATDAATLRAFYETWYRPDNMAVVVVGDLPLDEMEREVTSRLSGLTNPPTPLERIDVDIPLDPEPIANIIVHPDNGADNLSLDIPLPVWDTGTVGGERMTLIESAVAIMLSTRLQEAFQRGDLDLDREPSISAFSVNRGLRYYGTNLQAPELDVALDSYLSHLLLAAQTGFSDEDVERVKQLLLSDLDDELASLNSTQDWQYAGELSAHFLEGAAADDAERRISRQRAVVESFGSEELTNHWRWILEESGPIVIAVGDDETDLPTPERLLDVLDSVIPAGATEAAQVIDQLMLAPERAPLQSESSRDTFNGPVAEWTFANGVVVSHQESKISEGNVFVAMASTGGWSALAEPDASLATAAVDAVLGSGVGPHDPATLERYLESRSTSLVATIDEWSETIGGSSSSADVEDLFALINLTITEPRVDEISLRSVSRAATTTLELAETNPDIRAGEVLSNLLYPDDDRYQFLHTAEEIAELDADELLGVFDDRFGEADDLHVAIVGDIGADEAFELAARYLGTLPVGEADTWVDLGVRLPTTAVSGDVVLTAGTADGGLQRVDWVIGQPSARDEVTGALLATIATSRTLETIREALGASYGASVSVTADREGPGALTSFATVSGDPARRDEIEIAFQEILTDLSETGPTADEFDRAVAVAATDYEFVNNGIFLDGNLAATRFPDVDVLQSDQRFAILESLSPDDIRTMAAALYGDAASVTVSKVLP; encoded by the coding sequence ATGCGGACCCCCAGCCTTCGCTTCGTCTCCGTCGCGCTCGCTGCCACCCTCGTGGCCGCCGCCTGTGCGGACAGCCCCGAGGCTGATGAACTCGTCGACGGGGTGTCCGGCGACACGCCCTCGTCCGTCACCACGACGCTCGACGACGGGGCCGGCCCGGCATCCGACGACCCCACTGGCACCCTGACTCCGCCGGCGACGCCGCCGGAACCCGACCCCACCCCACTGCCGATCGACGAGGACTATCGCATCGGCACGCTCGACAACGGGCTCACCTATCTGCTGCGAAGCAACGACACCCCCGGCGCGAGCCTCGACCTCCGCCTGGTCGTGAACGCCGGATCGCTGCAGCAGGACACCCCCGACGACGGCAGCGCCCATTTCCTCGAGCACATGTTGTTCAACGGCACCGAGGCCTTCCCCGGCAACGAGTTGACCACCCAGCTCCAGCGGTTGGGCATCAGTTTCGGCGCCGACGTCAACGCCTACACGAGCTACGACGAGACGGTCTACCTCCTCGCCGCCACGACGACCGAGCCGACGGCACCCGACATCGCCTTCGACGTCCTGGCGGAATGGGCGAGCAACGCAACGATCGATCCAGCCGACGTCGAGTCCGAGATCGGCATCGTCCGCGACGAGCTCCGCCAGGGCCGCGAGACCGTGGAGGGGTTCACATTCACCCGCTTCGAGGAGATCTACACCGAGGGCACGCCCTACGAGGGGCGCATCGTGGTCGGTGACGCGGCCCTCGTGGAGGCCACCGATGCCGCGACGCTGCGGGCCTTCTACGAGACGTGGTACCGACCCGACAACATGGCTGTCGTGGTCGTGGGCGACCTCCCGCTCGACGAGATGGAGCGCGAGGTCACCAGCCGACTCTCGGGTCTCACCAACCCGCCGACGCCGCTCGAACGCATCGACGTCGACATCCCGCTCGACCCTGAGCCCATCGCCAACATCATCGTTCATCCCGACAACGGTGCGGACAATCTCTCACTCGACATCCCGCTGCCGGTGTGGGACACCGGCACCGTCGGCGGCGAACGGATGACACTGATCGAGTCGGCCGTGGCGATCATGCTGAGCACTCGTCTGCAAGAGGCATTCCAGCGCGGGGACCTCGACCTCGACCGCGAGCCCTCCATCAGCGCGTTCTCGGTCAATCGGGGGCTGCGGTACTACGGCACCAATCTCCAGGCGCCCGAACTCGACGTCGCGCTCGATTCGTATCTGAGCCATCTCCTGCTCGCCGCCCAGACGGGCTTCAGCGACGAGGACGTCGAGCGGGTCAAGCAGCTGCTCCTCTCCGACCTCGACGACGAGCTGGCCTCGCTGAACTCCACCCAGGACTGGCAGTACGCCGGTGAACTCAGCGCCCACTTCCTCGAGGGCGCCGCGGCCGATGACGCCGAGCGACGCATCTCACGCCAGCGTGCCGTCGTCGAGTCATTCGGGAGTGAAGAGCTCACGAACCACTGGCGGTGGATCCTCGAGGAGAGTGGACCCATCGTGATCGCCGTCGGTGACGACGAGACCGATCTCCCCACCCCCGAACGACTCCTCGACGTACTCGACAGTGTCATCCCCGCCGGCGCGACCGAGGCGGCCCAAGTCATCGACCAGCTGATGCTCGCCCCCGAGAGGGCGCCCCTGCAGAGCGAGAGCAGCCGGGACACCTTCAATGGTCCGGTCGCCGAGTGGACGTTCGCCAACGGCGTCGTGGTCTCACACCAGGAGTCGAAGATCTCCGAAGGGAACGTCTTCGTCGCCATGGCGTCCACCGGCGGATGGAGCGCCCTGGCCGAGCCGGATGCGTCACTGGCCACGGCGGCGGTCGATGCGGTGCTCGGTAGCGGCGTCGGCCCCCATGACCCGGCCACCCTCGAGCGCTACCTCGAGAGCCGCTCGACCAGCCTCGTCGCGACGATCGACGAGTGGAGCGAGACGATCGGCGGATCCTCGTCATCGGCCGATGTCGAGGATCTGTTCGCGCTCATCAATCTCACGATCACGGAGCCCAGGGTCGACGAGATCTCCTTGCGGTCCGTGAGTCGTGCGGCGACGACCACGCTCGAGCTCGCGGAGACCAATCCCGACATCCGCGCCGGCGAGGTGCTGAGCAATCTCCTCTACCCCGACGACGACCGCTACCAGTTCCTCCACACGGCCGAGGAGATCGCCGAACTCGACGCCGACGAGCTGCTCGGCGTGTTCGACGATCGATTCGGGGAGGCCGACGACCTCCATGTCGCCATCGTCGGGGACATCGGCGCCGACGAGGCGTTCGAGCTCGCGGCCCGCTATCTCGGCACGCTGCCCGTCGGCGAGGCCGACACGTGGGTGGACCTCGGGGTGCGTCTTCCCACCACGGCGGTCAGCGGCGACGTCGTCCTGACTGCGGGAACCGCCGATGGGGGCCTGCAGCGGGTCGATTGGGTCATCGGTCAACCGAGCGCCCGAGACGAGGTGACCGGCGCGCTGCTCGCGACCATCGCGACCAGCCGCACGCTCGAGACCATCCGGGAAGCGCTCGGCGCCTCCTACGGCGCGTCCGTGTCGGTGACCGCCGACCGGGAAGGCCCCGGTGCCCTCACCTCGTTCGCCACCGTCAGCGGCGATCCCGCCCGACGCGACGAGATCGAGATCGCATTCCAGGAGATCCTCACCGATCTCTCCGAGACCGGGCCGACGGCCGACGAGTTCGACCGAGCCGTCGCCGTGGCCGCCACCGACTACGAGTTCGTCAACAACGGCATCTTCCTCGACGGCAACCTGGCTGCCACCCGTTTCCCTGACGTCGACGTGCTCCAATCGGACCAACGCTTCGCCATCCTCGAGTCGCTCTCGCCCGACGACATCCGGACCATGGCGGCCGCGCTCTACGGTGACGCCGCATCGGTCACCGTATCGAAGGTGCTTCCCTGA
- a CDS encoding ABC transporter permease: MAPTPDPRELGEMIRATPEQRRARILGLVELAMAMFVLFIFALGEGSDADATFKLALPSDRFQPLDWTVNPQIVGIAAATVLAVLAGVQLTKGFGTRANMILGGAMVLFVFAFLAWAAAGQSFSLIGMLTSTVVLSVPVTLGGLAGLMCERVAVINIGIEGQLLTSAFVGTIVGSTWGSWPAVLAAALAGALLGWVLAVLSIKYVVDQIVVGVAINIFALGLTSFLSGRILSENPQFNSVDRFRTVGIPWLEDIPVLGNLFFKQNLFLYGTILLVVVIHFALFHTRWGLRSRAVGEHPKAADTVGIDVLRVRYRNVILGGAIAGFGGAALTLGSTGRFEENMTAGVGFIGLAAMIFGRWRPLGVLGAALVFGFARAMQQKLGILGTNIPSEFLSMAPYIVTIVVVAGLIGHARPPAADGQPYIRD; encoded by the coding sequence GGCGATGTTCGTGCTGTTCATCTTCGCCCTCGGCGAGGGCAGCGATGCCGATGCCACCTTCAAGCTCGCGCTCCCCTCCGATCGTTTCCAGCCGCTCGACTGGACCGTCAACCCGCAGATCGTCGGCATCGCGGCCGCCACAGTGCTCGCCGTCCTGGCCGGCGTGCAGCTCACGAAGGGGTTCGGTACTCGGGCCAACATGATCCTCGGAGGCGCAATGGTGCTCTTCGTCTTCGCGTTCCTCGCCTGGGCCGCCGCCGGACAGTCGTTCAGCCTCATCGGCATGCTCACCTCCACCGTCGTGCTGTCGGTGCCCGTCACCCTCGGCGGCCTGGCCGGCCTCATGTGCGAGCGGGTCGCCGTGATCAACATCGGGATCGAGGGCCAGCTCCTCACCTCGGCGTTCGTCGGCACCATCGTCGGGTCGACCTGGGGCTCGTGGCCCGCAGTCCTCGCGGCCGCCCTCGCCGGTGCACTTCTCGGCTGGGTGCTCGCGGTCCTGTCCATCAAGTACGTGGTGGATCAGATCGTGGTCGGCGTGGCGATCAACATCTTCGCCCTCGGCCTCACGTCGTTCCTCAGCGGTCGGATCCTCAGCGAGAATCCGCAGTTCAACTCGGTCGACCGATTCCGCACCGTGGGCATCCCCTGGCTCGAGGACATCCCGGTGCTGGGCAACCTGTTCTTCAAGCAGAACCTCTTCCTCTACGGCACGATCCTGCTCGTCGTCGTGATCCACTTCGCGCTGTTCCACACGCGGTGGGGCCTGCGTTCACGAGCCGTGGGCGAGCATCCGAAGGCGGCCGACACCGTCGGCATCGACGTCCTGCGCGTCCGCTACCGCAACGTGATCCTCGGGGGTGCCATCGCCGGTTTCGGCGGCGCCGCCCTCACCCTCGGCTCGACGGGCCGGTTCGAGGAGAACATGACGGCCGGCGTCGGCTTCATCGGCCTGGCCGCCATGATCTTCGGCCGCTGGCGACCGCTGGGGGTGCTCGGCGCCGCGCTGGTGTTCGGGTTCGCGCGGGCCATGCAGCAAAAGCTCGGCATTCTCGGCACCAACATCCCGTCGGAGTTCCTGTCGATGGCGCCCTACATCGTCACGATCGTCGTGGTCGCCGGTCTGATCGGCCACGCCCGGCCGCCGGCGGCCGACGGCCAGCCCTACATCAGGGACTGA